A window of Thermosynechococcus sp. NK55a contains these coding sequences:
- the trpA gene encoding tryptophan synthase subunit alpha, translating into MPKISERFEQCRARQRCALIPFLTAGDPDLETTVAALKALDDHGADLIELGMPYSDPLADGPVIQAAATRALQRGTCLEAVLEMTTDLHQQLRAPLILFTYYNPIYHRGVSSFLKAVAQAGIKGLVIPDLPLEEAEPVLAQTANLGLELTLLIAPTTSPERMQAIATASQGFIYLVSTTGVTGMRQEMASRVQELLRTLRQITPKPIGVGFGIASPEHARQVRDWGADAAIVGSAFVKRLAEPDQGVAAVAEFCQSLRTALDTP; encoded by the coding sequence GTGCCTAAAATTTCTGAACGCTTTGAGCAATGTCGTGCTCGCCAGCGCTGTGCCCTCATTCCCTTTTTGACCGCCGGAGACCCGGATTTAGAAACTACAGTTGCTGCCCTCAAGGCCCTAGATGACCACGGCGCAGATCTGATTGAACTGGGGATGCCCTATTCGGATCCCTTGGCCGATGGTCCAGTCATTCAGGCAGCCGCCACCCGCGCTCTGCAGCGGGGAACCTGCCTTGAGGCAGTCTTAGAAATGACAACGGACTTGCACCAGCAACTGAGGGCGCCGCTCATTCTCTTTACCTACTACAATCCCATCTACCATCGGGGGGTCTCTTCATTTCTCAAAGCGGTTGCCCAAGCCGGGATCAAGGGGTTAGTGATTCCTGATTTGCCCCTTGAGGAAGCAGAACCAGTTCTCGCACAGACAGCCAATTTGGGCTTGGAATTGACACTGCTGATTGCGCCCACCACATCCCCTGAACGGATGCAGGCGATCGCCACCGCTTCTCAGGGATTTATTTACCTTGTCAGCACCACTGGCGTCACTGGCATGCGTCAAGAAATGGCCAGCCGTGTTCAGGAACTCTTGCGCACCCTACGGCAGATCACCCCCAAGCCCATTGGTGTCGGGTTTGGCATTGCCAGTCCAGAGCATGCCCGCCAGGTACGTGATTGGGGTGCCGATGCCGCCATTGTCGGCAGTGCCTTTGTTAAACGTCTGGCAGAACCGGATCAGGGGGTTGCCGCTGTTGCTGAGTTTTGTCAGTCACTCCGCACCGCCCTCGATACGCCCTAG
- a CDS encoding FtsW/RodA/SpoVE family cell cycle protein has product MRWWRFLPFGDRLRASEAVGSLQQWTLEARLLHWLTLVWIGLGLVVLFSASFPVGLAETGNGLYYFTRQLLWLALGWAGFQLFLRLPLRRSLQMAIPGFFVLLLIWATRLPGVGTTVMGATRWISIGPFQLQPSEMMKPFLVLQAAWVFSCWRRLHLKARCFWLTAFALTLLGILIQPNLSTTALCGITLWLIALGAGLPLTPLLLTAMSGLSLAVLSISINDYQRRRVMSFLNPWADAMGDGYQLVQSLLAVASGGVLGTGYGFSQQKLSYLPIQHTDFIFAVYAEETGLVGCLLLLALLVAYGWLGMRVVNRARDSLIQLTALGATVMMLLQALINISVAIGLLPTTGLPFPLFSYGGSSIMASLAIAGLLIRCAREGQQAEVIAFPGVTKAHSRTSRSTRRRAAPVVPLRPEGINKP; this is encoded by the coding sequence GTGCGTTGGTGGCGTTTTCTCCCCTTTGGCGATCGCCTACGGGCCAGCGAGGCAGTTGGCAGTCTGCAGCAGTGGACGCTGGAGGCGCGGTTGCTCCACTGGTTGACCCTGGTGTGGATTGGCCTTGGTTTGGTTGTTCTCTTTTCCGCTAGTTTTCCCGTGGGCCTAGCTGAAACAGGGAATGGGCTGTACTATTTTACGCGCCAGTTGCTGTGGCTTGCCCTTGGCTGGGCAGGGTTTCAACTGTTTCTGCGGCTGCCCTTGCGGCGATCGCTCCAGATGGCTATTCCGGGCTTTTTTGTTTTGCTACTCATCTGGGCAACGCGATTACCAGGGGTTGGGACAACGGTGATGGGCGCCACCCGCTGGATTAGTATTGGCCCCTTTCAACTCCAGCCCTCGGAGATGATGAAGCCTTTTTTAGTCCTGCAAGCTGCTTGGGTGTTTAGCTGTTGGCGGCGGCTGCACCTGAAGGCGCGCTGTTTTTGGTTAACGGCCTTTGCCCTGACGCTCTTGGGGATTTTAATTCAACCGAACCTCAGTACCACCGCCCTCTGTGGCATTACGTTGTGGCTGATTGCTCTCGGTGCAGGTTTACCTTTGACCCCCCTGTTGTTAACGGCCATGAGTGGCTTGAGCTTAGCAGTTCTCAGCATCAGCATTAATGATTACCAACGGCGGCGAGTCATGTCCTTCCTGAACCCTTGGGCGGATGCGATGGGGGATGGCTACCAGCTAGTACAGAGTCTATTGGCGGTTGCCTCAGGGGGCGTTTTGGGTACCGGGTATGGCTTTTCCCAGCAGAAGCTCTCCTACTTACCGATTCAGCACACCGACTTTATTTTTGCGGTTTATGCGGAAGAAACAGGGTTGGTGGGCTGTCTGTTGCTGTTGGCGCTATTGGTGGCCTACGGTTGGCTGGGAATGCGAGTGGTGAATCGGGCGCGGGATTCCCTGATCCAGCTCACTGCCTTGGGGGCAACGGTGATGATGCTCCTCCAAGCCCTGATTAATATCAGTGTAGCCATTGGTCTGTTGCCGACAACGGGACTGCCCTTCCCGCTCTTTAGCTACGGGGGTAGCTCCATTATGGCCAGTCTGGCGATCGCTGGCCTGTTGATTCGCTGTGCCCGTGAAGGGCAGCAGGCAGAGGTGATTGCCTTCCCTGGTGTGACAAAAGCTCACTCCAGAACTTCCAGAAGCACCCGCCGCCGTGCTGCTCCCGTGGTACCCCTGCGTCCCGAAGGAATCAATAAACCCTAG